A genomic region of Nostoc sp. UHCC 0702 contains the following coding sequences:
- a CDS encoding exonuclease, translated as MTIEIYVSTDIEADGPIPGPHSMLSIASAAYTADKQLIATFTANLETLPGATGHPVTMNWWSQQPEAWAVCRVDPQPPAKVMESYHAWLLALPGKPVFVGYPAAYDFMFVYWYLMNFVGNSPFKHSALDIRSYTMAFLKKNYKDSGKENLPAEWLEDLPLKHVALDDAIQQGRLFCNLLQANLQG; from the coding sequence GTGACAATCGAAATCTACGTCAGCACCGATATAGAAGCAGATGGGCCTATCCCAGGGCCCCATTCCATGCTTAGCATAGCCTCAGCAGCGTACACCGCAGACAAACAATTGATTGCCACTTTTACGGCGAATTTAGAAACCTTACCAGGGGCAACAGGACATCCTGTAACCATGAATTGGTGGTCACAACAACCAGAAGCTTGGGCAGTTTGTCGAGTTGATCCACAGCCGCCAGCAAAGGTGATGGAGTCCTACCACGCTTGGCTTTTGGCGTTGCCAGGTAAACCGGTTTTCGTTGGCTACCCAGCTGCCTATGATTTTATGTTTGTCTACTGGTATTTAATGAACTTTGTAGGGAATAGCCCATTTAAACACTCAGCATTGGATATTAGATCCTATACGATGGCATTCCTGAAAAAAAACTATAAGGATTCTGGCAAGGAAAATTTACCTGCTGAATGGTTAGAGGATCTGCCATTAAAGCACGTTGCGCTGGATGATGCCATCCAGCAGGGGAGGTTATTTTGTAATTTGTTGCAAGCGAATCTACAGGGTTGA
- a CDS encoding GxxExxY protein: MNHKDTKTQREPISEQVNQVAKQIVDAAFAVHSQLGPGLLESVYEVCLIYELKQRGLDVAAQVELPVFYDNIRLNANFRLDLLVKKSVIVELKAVEAIIPVHKAQLLTYLKLSGYRVGLLINFNVPLIKDGIQRLVL, encoded by the coding sequence ATGAACCACAAAGACACGAAGACACAAAGGGAACCAATCTCTGAACAAGTTAATCAGGTAGCTAAACAGATTGTTGATGCTGCATTTGCTGTACATTCTCAGCTAGGGCCAGGATTACTAGAGAGTGTTTATGAAGTTTGTCTGATTTACGAATTGAAGCAGCGAGGATTAGATGTAGCTGCACAAGTTGAGTTACCAGTCTTTTACGATAATATTCGTTTGAATGCTAACTTTCGATTAGATTTACTAGTTAAAAAATCTGTAATTGTAGAACTAAAGGCAGTGGAAGCAATAATTCCAGTTCATAAAGCTCAGCTTTTGACCTATCTAAAACTTTCTGGTTATCGTGTTGGTCTACTAATCAACTTCAATGTCCCCCTCATCAAAGACGGTATCCAAAGACTCGTTCTCTAA
- the recN gene encoding DNA repair protein RecN yields MLLCLRIENFALIDQLELEFGAGLNVLTGETGAGKSIILDAIDAVLGGKVSSRVIRTGTSRTLVEGTFTYSPSLAAWLSEQEIDLIDDHTVVISREITATASNIRSRSRVNGVLVNRQIMGELRDRLVEITAQGQTVQVGQSAQIREWLDVYGGDSLMQQRQLIGAAFSAYQQAHLTLEKRRTSERERLQQLDLLTYQVQELSAANLDDPQELEQILQERERLNHVVDLQQMSYKVYQALYQNDDETPAAADLLADSEATLNDMVEYDAQLQTLLDLVRDAQTAVVEVGRQINAYGDSLEADPQRLEEVEERIRDLKQICRKYGPTLNEAIAYYQRIQAELAQLNDNEQSIENLEQQEKTYFNKLTQTCQKLTQLRRQAAANLESRLISELKPLAMEKVQFQVEIVPTAPTALGADKITFMFSPNPGEPLQPLIQIASGGEMSRFLLALKACFSQSDAPETLVFDEIDVGVSGRVAQAIAEKLHQLSQKNQVLCVTHQPLVAAMADRHFRVDKQIITQSKGKKADNGNAEQRTVVRVTNLEDLNTRREELAQLAGGKSANEAIAFAESLLLQAANHRRQKIS; encoded by the coding sequence ATGTTGCTTTGCCTGCGAATTGAAAACTTTGCCCTGATTGACCAACTAGAGTTGGAATTTGGTGCTGGACTGAATGTCTTGACAGGTGAAACCGGCGCAGGGAAATCGATTATCCTGGATGCCATTGATGCTGTTTTAGGCGGGAAAGTCTCAAGCCGAGTCATTCGTACTGGGACAAGTAGAACTTTAGTAGAAGGTACTTTTACTTATAGTCCCTCCTTAGCCGCTTGGTTGAGTGAACAAGAAATTGATTTAATCGATGATCACACCGTAGTCATCAGTCGAGAAATTACAGCTACTGCTAGTAATATCCGCAGTCGATCGCGGGTGAACGGAGTGTTGGTAAATCGGCAGATTATGGGAGAACTGCGCGATCGCTTGGTGGAAATCACTGCCCAAGGTCAAACTGTACAAGTGGGACAGTCTGCCCAAATCCGCGAATGGTTGGATGTCTATGGCGGCGACTCCCTCATGCAACAGCGTCAACTGATTGGCGCTGCTTTTAGTGCCTATCAACAAGCCCATCTTACACTAGAAAAGCGTCGGACATCAGAACGAGAACGTCTGCAACAACTCGACTTGCTCACTTATCAAGTGCAAGAATTGTCAGCAGCCAACCTCGACGATCCCCAAGAATTAGAACAAATACTACAAGAACGGGAACGTTTGAATCATGTCGTCGATTTGCAACAGATGAGTTACAAAGTCTATCAGGCTTTGTATCAAAATGATGATGAAACCCCAGCCGCAGCGGACTTGTTGGCAGACAGCGAGGCGACATTAAATGATATGGTGGAATATGACGCCCAACTGCAAACGCTGCTGGACTTGGTGAGAGACGCGCAAACAGCAGTGGTGGAAGTGGGACGGCAGATTAATGCATACGGCGACAGTTTAGAAGCCGATCCCCAACGTTTAGAAGAAGTAGAAGAACGGATTCGGGATCTTAAGCAAATTTGCCGCAAGTACGGGCCGACACTAAATGAAGCGATCGCTTACTATCAACGCATCCAGGCAGAATTAGCACAACTCAACGACAACGAACAATCTATAGAAAATCTCGAACAGCAAGAAAAAACGTACTTTAACAAACTTACTCAAACTTGTCAAAAGTTAACTCAACTGCGGCGTCAAGCTGCTGCTAATTTAGAATCCCGCTTGATATCAGAACTCAAGCCCTTGGCTATGGAAAAGGTACAGTTTCAAGTTGAAATCGTACCCACTGCCCCAACCGCCCTAGGTGCAGACAAAATTACTTTTATGTTTAGTCCTAACCCCGGAGAACCGCTGCAACCTTTAATACAGATTGCCTCTGGTGGAGAAATGAGCCGCTTTTTACTAGCGCTAAAAGCTTGTTTTTCTCAGTCAGATGCACCTGAAACACTGGTATTTGATGAAATAGATGTGGGGGTTTCTGGAAGAGTCGCCCAAGCGATCGCGGAAAAATTACACCAGCTAAGTCAAAAAAATCAAGTATTATGTGTCACCCACCAGCCCTTAGTAGCTGCCATGGCCGACCGCCATTTCCGCGTGGATAAGCAAATTATTACCCAAAGCAAAGGTAAAAAAGCCGACAATGGTAACGCCGAACAGCGCACCGTTGTGCGAGTTACTAATTTAGAAGATTTAAACACGCGTCGGGAAGAACTAGCACAATTAGCTGGAGGTAAATCTGCAAATGAAGCGATCGCTTTTGCCGAATCGCTGTTATTGCAAGCCGCTAACCACCGCCGCCAAAAAATAAGCTAA
- a CDS encoding AarF/ABC1/UbiB kinase family protein, translating to MIVKTLPPTPELIEGEPQVTEVVPENGIQTSVVRRPSPSQISPKLSANQKQQTLAVKAEFETIRYNALEIAAHYQKRPLQVVWRIFAVLGPTLSFVLGLWWDSRRGIVVKNERRRAIQLRELLTQLGPAYIKIGQALSTRPDLVPPVYLEELTRLQDQLPAFANEIAYQFIEEELGAPQQEIYVELSQEPIAAASLGQVYKGKLNTGEEVAVKVQRPDLRERITIDLYILRRLAGWVQKRVKRVRSDLVGILDELGDRIFEEMDYIHEGENAERFFQLYGHLKDVYVPKIYWEYTNRRVLTMEWINGTKLTQTKEISDQGIDARYLIEVGVQCSLRQLLEHGFFHADPHPGNLLATTDGKLAYLDFGMMSEIKPAQRYGLIEAIVHVVNRDFEGLANDYVKLDFLSPETDLTPIIPAFARVFADAQGASVAELNIKSITDELSALMYEYPFRVPPYYALIIRSLVTLEGIAIYIDPNFKVLNEAYPYVAKRLLTDPSTELRTSLQDLLFKEGKFRWNRLENLLRNARKNQDYDFNLVLNQGLDFLSSERGAFIRDKLVDEFVNGLNALGKNVLHNFTFLLRERVGLTAINETPAATDEQQQTLEHIKRILNILRETRGFDPIQLAPQLSQLLVNPGVQRLGQQVTNRLVQKAIAHLIRQLLAAEEVNSNQDSNLDQPATKFLSTTV from the coding sequence ATGATTGTTAAGACACTTCCCCCAACTCCCGAATTGATTGAAGGCGAACCACAGGTTACTGAAGTAGTGCCAGAAAATGGTATACAAACCTCGGTTGTGCGTAGACCTAGCCCCTCGCAGATATCGCCAAAACTCTCAGCAAACCAAAAACAGCAGACACTGGCAGTAAAAGCCGAGTTTGAGACAATACGCTACAATGCCTTAGAGATAGCAGCCCATTACCAAAAAAGACCCCTGCAAGTTGTGTGGCGGATTTTTGCAGTTTTGGGGCCGACTCTATCCTTTGTTTTGGGGTTGTGGTGGGACAGCCGCCGGGGAATTGTCGTTAAAAATGAGCGTCGTCGAGCCATTCAGCTACGAGAATTACTCACACAATTGGGGCCAGCTTACATCAAAATTGGACAAGCTTTATCCACTAGACCGGATTTGGTTCCTCCTGTATATCTAGAAGAATTAACTAGGCTACAAGACCAGCTACCAGCTTTTGCGAACGAAATTGCTTACCAGTTTATTGAAGAAGAATTAGGCGCACCACAACAAGAGATTTACGTTGAACTCTCACAAGAGCCAATTGCCGCTGCTTCCTTGGGGCAAGTCTACAAGGGTAAACTTAATACTGGTGAAGAAGTCGCCGTTAAAGTCCAACGCCCCGACTTGAGGGAACGAATTACCATTGACTTGTACATCTTGCGCCGCCTTGCGGGTTGGGTACAGAAAAGGGTCAAACGGGTGCGGAGTGACTTAGTTGGGATTCTTGATGAACTAGGCGATCGCATTTTTGAAGAAATGGATTACATCCACGAAGGAGAAAATGCCGAGCGCTTTTTCCAGTTATATGGTCATCTCAAAGACGTTTACGTACCGAAAATTTACTGGGAATACACTAATCGTCGCGTCTTGACGATGGAGTGGATTAATGGAACAAAATTAACCCAGACAAAAGAAATTAGCGATCAAGGTATAGATGCCCGTTATTTAATTGAAGTGGGTGTACAGTGTTCCTTGCGTCAGTTGTTAGAACATGGATTTTTCCATGCTGACCCCCACCCAGGAAACTTGTTAGCCACAACCGATGGTAAATTGGCTTATCTCGATTTTGGGATGATGAGTGAGATTAAGCCAGCCCAGCGTTATGGTTTAATTGAAGCGATCGTTCACGTTGTGAACCGCGACTTTGAAGGTTTAGCTAACGACTACGTAAAACTAGATTTCTTATCACCAGAAACAGATTTAACTCCGATTATTCCAGCTTTTGCTAGAGTGTTTGCTGATGCCCAAGGTGCTAGTGTTGCTGAACTCAATATCAAAAGCATCACCGACGAATTATCAGCTTTGATGTATGAGTATCCTTTCCGCGTACCTCCCTATTACGCTTTGATTATTCGCTCCCTCGTGACCTTGGAAGGCATTGCTATTTATATAGATCCTAACTTCAAAGTCCTCAACGAAGCTTATCCTTATGTTGCTAAACGCTTGTTAACTGACCCATCAACAGAATTAAGAACATCACTACAAGATTTGTTGTTTAAAGAAGGTAAATTCCGTTGGAATCGTCTAGAAAATTTATTACGCAATGCCCGCAAAAATCAAGATTATGACTTCAATTTGGTGCTAAATCAAGGGCTGGACTTTCTATCTTCTGAACGCGGTGCTTTCATTCGTGACAAGCTAGTAGATGAATTTGTTAACGGACTCAATGCTTTAGGTAAAAATGTTTTGCATAACTTCACCTTCCTGCTGCGAGAGAGGGTAGGCTTAACAGCAATCAACGAAACTCCAGCGGCGACAGATGAACAACAACAAACTTTAGAGCATATCAAACGGATTTTAAATATTTTGCGAGAAACTCGTGGCTTTGATCCAATACAACTTGCTCCCCAACTCAGTCAGTTATTGGTAAATCCAGGTGTACAACGTTTGGGTCAGCAAGTTACTAACCGCTTGGTGCAAAAGGCCATAGCACACTTGATTCGCCAATTGTTGGCAGCGGAAGAAGTTAATAGCAATCAAGATAGCAACTTAGATCAGCCTGCAACTAAATTTTTGTCTACAACAGTGTAG
- a CDS encoding valine--tRNA ligase → MTATIPNLPSLYDPFSTEAKWQKFWEENQLYKADPNQGGEPYCIVIPPPNVTGSLHMGHAFESALIDVLVRYHRMKGRNTLWLPGTDHASIAVHTMLEKQLKTEGKTRYELGREQFLERARQWKANSEGTIVNQLRRLGVSVDWSRERFTMDEGLSKAVLSAFVSLYEEGLIYRGEYLVNWCPASQSAVSDVEVENQEVDGNLWHFRYPLTDGSGYVEVATTRPETMLGDTAVAVNPNDERYQHLIGKTLTLPIINREIPIIGDEYVDPTFGTGSVKVTPAHDPNDFEMGKRHNLPFINILNKDGTLNANAGEFEGQDRFVARNNVVSRLEADGLLVKIEDYKHTVPYSDRGKVPIEPLLSTQWFVKIRPLADRALEFLDAKSSPEFVPQRWTKVYRDWLVKLKDWCISRQLWWGHQIPAWYAVSETNGEITDNTPFVVAKSTDEAWEKAKAQFGENVQLEQDPDVLDTWFSSGLWPFSTLGWPEQTQDLTTYYPTTTLVTGFDIIFFWVARMTMMAGHFTGKMPFRDVYIHGLVLDEKGQKMSKTKGNGIDPLLLIDKYGTDALRYTLVKEVAGAGQDIRLEYDRKKDESPSVEASRNFANKLWNAARFVMINLDGLGTGDLGLATGKNSSQSPIPNPQSLELSDRWILSRYHQVVKQTNHYIDNYGLGEAAKGLYEFIWGDFCDWYIELVKSRLQPNADPASRRIAQQILAYVLEGILKLLHPFMPHITEEIWQTLTQQPADSLQTLSLQPYPQPDINLINPALEEQFELLIGTIRTIRNLRAEADIKPGAKVTANLQTANPQEQEILTAGQSYIQDLAKVETLSITAEQKQQTVATKKPQKALQTVGLIILGIVFLRLALAVEDAIDDIPIVRDFFEIVGFAYATWFITQNLITAKARVKLWVKLSQRLPNRELPQIESQQPQAPEKAIAGVIGTVQVVIPLTGGVVDVEKLAAKLQKQLTKVEAEINALRGRLSNPKFVEQAPADVVQAARDSLAEAEKQAEILRDRLQTLL, encoded by the coding sequence ATGACCGCAACCATTCCGAATCTTCCTAGTCTCTACGATCCTTTTTCCACTGAAGCTAAGTGGCAAAAATTCTGGGAAGAAAATCAACTTTACAAAGCTGACCCGAACCAAGGCGGCGAACCTTACTGCATCGTAATTCCGCCTCCCAATGTCACCGGCAGTTTGCACATGGGTCACGCCTTTGAGAGTGCGTTGATTGATGTGCTTGTGCGCTACCATCGCATGAAAGGACGCAATACCCTGTGGCTACCCGGAACTGACCACGCTAGCATCGCCGTCCACACGATGCTAGAAAAGCAACTGAAGACAGAAGGTAAAACTCGCTATGAATTGGGACGCGAACAATTCCTTGAACGCGCTAGGCAATGGAAGGCAAATTCTGAGGGAACGATTGTCAACCAGTTGCGACGCTTGGGCGTTTCGGTAGATTGGTCGCGGGAAAGGTTTACGATGGATGAAGGCTTATCGAAAGCTGTTTTGTCAGCTTTTGTTAGCCTCTATGAGGAAGGGTTAATTTATCGTGGCGAGTATCTTGTGAACTGGTGTCCGGCTTCGCAGTCGGCGGTGTCTGATGTGGAGGTAGAAAACCAAGAAGTTGATGGCAATCTTTGGCACTTCCGTTATCCCCTCACCGATGGTTCTGGTTATGTGGAGGTGGCGACGACTCGACCAGAAACAATGCTGGGTGATACTGCTGTAGCAGTTAATCCTAATGATGAGAGATATCAGCATTTAATTGGCAAGACGCTAACTCTACCAATTATCAATCGGGAAATTCCCATCATTGGTGATGAGTATGTTGACCCCACTTTCGGTACTGGTTCGGTGAAGGTGACTCCAGCCCATGACCCGAATGATTTTGAAATGGGTAAACGTCACAATCTGCCGTTTATCAACATTCTTAATAAGGATGGCACTCTCAACGCCAATGCTGGGGAGTTTGAAGGACAAGACCGCTTTGTCGCTAGAAATAATGTGGTTTCTCGCTTAGAAGCTGATGGCCTTTTGGTGAAGATAGAAGATTATAAGCATACCGTTCCTTACAGCGATCGCGGTAAAGTCCCCATTGAACCCCTCCTCTCTACTCAATGGTTTGTGAAAATTCGCCCGCTAGCAGATAGGGCGCTAGAATTCCTTGATGCCAAAAGTTCCCCTGAGTTTGTCCCCCAACGCTGGACAAAAGTCTACCGTGACTGGTTAGTTAAACTCAAAGATTGGTGTATATCTCGGCAACTTTGGTGGGGTCATCAAATTCCGGCTTGGTATGCTGTCAGTGAAACTAATGGTGAAATTACTGATAACACTCCGTTTGTGGTAGCCAAATCAACCGATGAAGCTTGGGAAAAAGCCAAAGCACAATTTGGTGAAAATGTCCAGCTAGAACAAGACCCGGATGTATTAGATACCTGGTTTTCTTCTGGACTGTGGCCATTTTCTACTTTGGGCTGGCCGGAACAAACTCAAGATTTAACGACTTATTACCCCACCACTACACTAGTCACTGGCTTTGATATCATCTTTTTCTGGGTTGCCAGAATGACCATGATGGCCGGACATTTTACTGGAAAAATGCCATTTCGCGATGTTTACATCCACGGGTTAGTGCTGGATGAAAAAGGCCAGAAGATGTCTAAGACCAAAGGTAATGGCATTGACCCGCTGTTATTAATTGACAAATATGGTACTGATGCCCTCCGCTACACCTTGGTTAAGGAAGTGGCTGGTGCTGGTCAAGATATCCGCTTAGAATACGATCGCAAAAAAGATGAGTCCCCATCGGTGGAAGCCTCGCGCAACTTTGCCAATAAGTTGTGGAATGCCGCCCGCTTTGTAATGATCAATTTGGATGGTTTGGGGACTGGGGACTTGGGACTGGCGACTGGGAAAAATTCTTCCCAATCCCCAATACCCAATCCCCAATCCCTAGAATTAAGCGATCGCTGGATTCTTTCCCGCTACCATCAAGTTGTTAAACAAACTAACCATTACATCGATAATTACGGTTTGGGGGAAGCCGCTAAGGGGCTGTATGAGTTTATTTGGGGTGATTTTTGCGACTGGTATATTGAACTTGTCAAATCTCGCCTCCAGCCAAATGCCGACCCAGCATCACGACGAATCGCCCAGCAAATCCTCGCCTACGTATTGGAAGGGATTTTAAAATTACTTCATCCCTTTATGCCCCATATTACTGAGGAGATTTGGCAGACTCTCACTCAACAACCAGCAGATTCTTTGCAAACTTTATCCTTGCAACCTTATCCTCAACCAGATATCAACTTGATCAATCCAGCTTTGGAAGAACAGTTTGAACTGCTAATTGGGACTATCCGCACAATTCGTAATTTACGCGCTGAGGCAGATATTAAACCAGGGGCAAAAGTCACTGCAAATTTGCAAACTGCAAACCCACAAGAACAAGAAATCCTCACGGCTGGACAATCTTATATTCAAGATTTAGCCAAGGTGGAGACTTTAAGCATTACTGCTGAACAAAAACAGCAAACGGTTGCAACGAAAAAGCCTCAAAAGGCTTTGCAGACAGTTGGCTTGATTATCCTGGGAATTGTCTTTTTGAGGTTAGCTTTGGCTGTGGAAGATGCCATTGATGACATTCCCATCGTCAGAGATTTCTTTGAAATAGTTGGTTTTGCTTATGCTACTTGGTTCATAACCCAAAATTTAATCACTGCTAAGGCAAGAGTGAAGTTATGGGTAAAATTGTCCCAGCGATTACCTAATAGGGAATTACCTCAGATAGAATCACAACAGCCACAAGCACCAGAAAAAGCGATCGCTGGTGTAATTGGTACAGTACAAGTAGTAATTCCCTTAACTGGTGGAGTTGTAGATGTCGAAAAACTAGCTGCCAAACTGCAAAAACAACTCACGAAGGTAGAAGCAGAAATTAATGCCCTACGTGGTAGATTAAGCAATCCTAAGTTCGTGGAACAAGCACCTGCTGACGTAGTGCAAGCAGCACGGGATAGTTTAGCAGAGGCTGAAAAACAAGCCGAAATTTTGCGCGATCGCCTTCAGACGTTGCTTTAG